One window of the Salminus brasiliensis chromosome 1, fSalBra1.hap2, whole genome shotgun sequence genome contains the following:
- the LOC140562152 gene encoding cation channel sperm-associated protein 2-like yields the protein MTSSMCEEEQRGGMKSYMAKFLPRDTAQRILGSTLFQNVMVLLILLNVVVLVVQAELSDSTAPSMQRAKLVLTALDWCILVIFLLEMLLKWLDNFRQFWKSPWDIFDFTVTILSVLPEVINAFTETQTAGFLVILRQFRVLRTLKMVIRIRPLRLTLLIIVKSLKGTTATFLLLAVLGYVFALVGIALFEEYTQSDTENLNYKDSFKDLSNSVCTLFILFTGDNWHDLLKDTWRVPDLHSTAVNIFIVLWVVLAGFLVKMVLMADVVSSFEHTRKELTKEVQQIKQKQGELNSSECAREEVNWDAFVTEKMQGIDEQEVQRMIWPRETLLEFLELMEKLQENVEERRKLQKLEVQSYLNLHS from the exons ATGACCTCGTCAATGTGTGAAGAAGAGCAGAGGGGAGGGATGAAGAGCTACATGGCTAAATTCCTGCCCAGGGACACAGCTCAGAGGATCCTAGGAA GTACCTTGTTCCAGAATGTGATGGTGCTTCTGATCCTCCTGAACGTGGTTGTGCTGGTGGTCCAGGCAG agcTTTCTGATAGTACTGCCCCAAGCATGCAGAGAGCCAAGCTGGTTCTTACTGCGCTGGACTGGTGCATACTGGTCATTTTCCTCCTGGAGATGCTCCTCAAATGGTTGGACAATTTCCGGCAGTTTTGGAAAAGCCCCTGGGACATCTTTGACTTCACTGTCACTATCTTG TCCGTCCTTCCTGAGGTCATCAATGCCTTTACGGAAACACAAACTGCTGGTTTTCTGGTGATTCTCCGGCAATTCCGAGTCCTCCGCACACTGAAGATGGTCATTAGGATCAGACCGTTGCGTCTCACTCTGCTCATCATCGTCAAAAGTTTAAAG GGTACGACTGCCACATTCCTGCTCCTCGCTGTGTTGGGATACGTGTTCGCTCTGGTGGGCATCGCCCTGTTTGAAGAGTACACTCAGTCAGACACAGAAAACCTGAATTACAAGGACAGTTTCAA AGACCTCAGCAATTCCGTCTGCACCCTGTTTATCCTGTTCACTGGAGACAACTGGCACGACCTTCTAAAAGACACCTGGAGGGTTCCAGACCtgcacagcactgcagtgaacaTCTTCATCGTCCTCTGGGTGGTATTGGCTGGGTTCCTGGTGAAGATGGTGTTGATGGCTGATGTGG TGAGCAGCTTTGAACACACGAGGAAGGAGCTTACCAAAGAGGTCCAACAGATAAAGCAGAAGCAAGGGGAACTGAACAG CTCTGAGTGTGCGAGAGAGGAAGTAAACTGGGATGCGTTTGTGACTGAAAAAATGCAGGGCATTGATGAGCAGGAAGTTCAGCGCATGATCTGGCCGAGGGAAACCCTCCTGGAGTTCTTGGAGCTGATGGAGAAGCTCCAGGAAAACGTGGAAGAAAGGAGAAAGCTGCAGAAACTAGAAG TTCAGTCGTACCTTAACCTGCACAGCTGA
- the LOC140562172 gene encoding cation channel sperm-associated protein 2-like: MTSSLCEEEQRGGMKSYMAKFLPRDTAQRILGSTLFQNVMVLLILLNVVVLVVQAELSDSTAPSMQRAKLVLTALDWCILVIFLLEMLLKWLDNFRQFWKSPWDIFDFTVTILSVLPEVINAFTETQTAGFLVILRQFRVLRTLKMVIRIRPLRLTLLIIVKSLKGTTATFLLLAVLGYVFALVGIVLFKEYTQSDTENLNYKDSFKDLSNSVCTLFILFTGDNWHDLLKDTWRVPDLHSTAVNIFIVLWVVLAGFLVKMVLMADVVSSFEHTRKELTKEVQQIKQKQGELNSSECAREEVNWDAFVTEKMQGIDEQEVQRMIWPRETLLEFLELMEKLQENVEERRKLQKLEVQSYLNLHS; encoded by the exons ATGACCTCGTCACTGTGTGAAGAAGAGCAGAGGGGAGGGATGAAGAGCTACATGGCTAAATTCCTGCCCAGGGACACAGCTCAGAGGATCCTAGGAA GTACCTTGTTCCAGAATGTGATGGTGCTTCTGATCCTCCTGAACGTGGTTGTGCTGGTGGTCCAGGCAG agctTTCTGATAGTACTGCCCCAAGCATGCAGAGAGCCAAGCTGGTTCTTACTGCGCTGGACTGGTGCATACTGGTCATTTTCCTCCTGGAGATGCTCCTCAAATGGTTGGACAATTTCCGGCAGTTTTGGAAAAGCCCCTGGGACATCTTTGACTTCACTGTCACTATCTTG TCCGTCCTTCCTGAGGTCATCAATGCCTTTACGGAAACACAAACTGCTGGTTTTCTGGTGATTCTCCGGCAATTCCGAGTCCTCCGCACACTGAAGATGGTCATTAGAATCAGACCGTTGCGTCTCACTCTGCTCATCATCGTCAAAAGTTTAAAG GGTACGACTGCCACATTCCTGCTCCTCGCTGTGTTGGGATACGTGTTCGCTCTGGTGGGAATCGTCCTGTTTAAAGAGTACACTCAGTCAGACACAGAAAACCTGAATTACAAGGACAGTTTCAA AGACCTCAGCAATTCCGTCTGCACCCTGTTTATCCTGTTCACTGGAGACAACTGGCACGACCTTCTAAAAGACACCTGGAGGGTTCCAGACCtgcacagcactgcagtgaacaTCTTCATCGTCCTCTGGGTGGTATTGGCTGGGTTCCTGGTGAAGATGGTGTTGATGGCTGATGTGG TGAGCAGCTTTGAACACACGAGGAAGGAGCTCACCAAAGAGGTCCAACAGATAAAGCAGAAGCAAGGGGAACTGAACAG CTCTGAGTGTGCGAGAGAGGAAGTAAACTGGGATGCGTTTGTGACTGAAAAAATGCAGGGCATTGATGAGCAGGAAGTTCAGCGCATGATCTGGCCGAGGGAAACCCTCCTGGAGTTCTTGGAGCTGATGGAGAAGCTCCAGGAAAACGTGGAAGAAAGGAGAAAGCTGCAGAAACTAGAAG TTCAGTCGTACCTTAACCTGCACAGCTGA